Below is a genomic region from Bradyrhizobium sp. 1(2017).
GACCACAAACGTGACGCACATCAGGGCCGCCCATCTGAAGTGCATGGTCCCGCTCGAGCCAGCGTGACTTACCATAGAGATTACCGTGGCCGTCACCCGGCACCCCTGCCATCCGTCGTCATAAATAGATGCAACCCTCTAATTTTGATTTTCTCGTGACGAAACGTTGCCAGACTGTTGCTGGATCGCGCCTCCACGGGATCAGAGACGTGCGGCTTGAGAAAAACTGGAAGCGATCGAGGCCCGACCCTAGAGCGGCAGCATCCGGTTCAGCAATTCAAGCAGCGTGCGCTGCTCGGCCTCGGTGAGCGGGGTCAGCATCTTCCGATTATAGGGTTCGGTCAGCCTTGCCCCGTCGGCAATCAGCTTTGCGCCCTTTGGCGTCAGCATCAGCTCGACGGCGCGGCGATCGGACTTCGAGCGGTTGCGCTTGATGAAGCCGGACGATTCGAGCTCATTCAGGATCTTGATCAGGTTCGGCAGGCGCAGGCGGAGCACGCTGGCAAGGCTGCTGGGGGGAACGCCCGGATTGTCGCGAATGACGGCGCAGATTGCATAGGTCGCGGGCGTCAGG
It encodes:
- a CDS encoding MarR family winged helix-turn-helix transcriptional regulator, translating into MSSKALRPGAKPAQPSETSLDLRALQRTPGFMLRLAQLKFFEGFYEEFAALGLTPATYAICAVIRDNPGVPPSSLASVLRLRLPNLIKILNELESSGFIKRNRSKSDRRAVELMLTPKGAKLIADGARLTEPYNRKMLTPLTEAEQRTLLELLNRMLPL